The Desulfatibacillum aliphaticivorans DSM 15576 genome segment GCAAAAAACGAGCCCGGGGTTCCCATGCTGGCTTTCAACGCCTGCCATAACGCCTTGGCGGGCTGCCAAAATCCTTTGATCGACACGGAGGAATGGACTCAGGCTATCAAGGATTGGGCCGAGGCCGCCGGGATTTCGGAAAAGCTGCGGCAAAAGGTCCAAGCCGACACGGTCAAATTTCATAACAAGGTCAAAGTGTCGGTCTCGGGCTGCCCCAACGGTTGCAGCCGGCCCCAGATATCCGACCTGGCTATCGTGGGATACGCAAGGCCTGAGTTTAACCTGGACGCATGCGTGGGCTGCGGCGACTGCGCCGAATCCTGCCCGGACAAGGCCATCACCATGAAGGACGACCGCCCGGTGCATGATCCCCACGCCTGCCAGGGATGCTTCAACTGCTCCCAGGCCTGCCCGGCCGATTGCATTAACCTTGAAGAAAAAGGCGGCAGGCTGCTGGCCGGCGGCAAGTTGGGCCGCCATCCCCACCTGGCGAGGGTTGTGGGCGAGTTCGCCAGCCCCCGGGACGCCATGCCCGTGATCGACAAAATTGTCAGGGATTATCTGGATCACGGCCTGGAAAATGAACGGTTTGCGGATTTTTGGATCCGCTGGAATAGGAGGAAATAATGGGAAGAACAATGTGCCCCGGACAAGACACCATGTTTTGGTCCGCAGACGATGTTTTTGAAATTCCGTGCGGCAATTGCGGCCACGAAATCGAGTTTTTCCGCGACGACGCCCGCCGTAGATGCCCCAAGTGCCAGCATATGGTCAAAAACCCCAAGCTCAACCTGGGCTGCGCCCTGTGGTGCGAGCACGCCAAGGAATGCCTGGGCTACGATCCCAAGGAAAAAATGGGCGAGGGGGAAGGCGGCGCATCCCTGGTGGATCAACTGGTGGACGCCATGAAAATGCAGTTCGGCAAGGATGAAAAACGCATCAACCACGCCCTGGAAGTTTTAAGCCATGCCCAGGACCTGATCAAGTCGGAAGAAGGCGACCCCAAGGTAGTGCTTTCCGCTGCGGTGCTGCACGATATCGGCATCCAGGAAGCGGAAAAAAAGCACGGCAGCAACCGAGGCCGCTATCAGGAGATCGAAGGCCCGCCCATCGCCCGGCCCATCATGGAAGGTTTGGGCATGGATAAGGAAACCATCGATCATGTGTGCGACATCATCGCCAACCACCACACGGTCAGAGGCATGGATACTCCGGAGTTCCGCATCCTTTGGGATTCGGACTGGCTGGTGAACATCCCGGACGTGTACCCGGATTTTGACAAGGAACACCTGGCCAAGCTCATCAACAAGGTTTTCAAAACCGAAACGGGCAGGCAAAAAGCCCTTTCGATGTACGCTCAATAAAGAAGATTTCGCCCAATATTACGTAGGATAACTCACACAACAAAGGAGGCCCCAACATGTTTTGTTACCAATGCGAACAAGCGGCAAAAGGAACCGGATGCGATGCCATAGGCGTTTGCGGCAAGCAGCCTGAGGTTGCTGACATGCAGGATCTTTTGGTCTACGCCCTCCGCGGCCTGGCCCAATACGCCCTGGAAGCCCGTAAAAAGGGAATCGTGGACAAGGAAGTTGACGTGTTCACCTCCAGGGCCCTGTTTTCCACCCTGACCAACGTGAACTTTGACAAAGACAACCTGGCTGAATGGGTCCGCAAAACCGTGGCATTGCGCGACGCCTGCAAGGAAAAGCTGGGTGTGACCCTGGACGGCCCGGCCGCCTTCGTCCCCGGCGCAACCATGGACGAAATGCTGGTTCAGGCCGCCGAAGTGGGCCTCAAGTCCGATCCGGACGTCAATCCGGACATCCTGTCCCTGCAGCATATTCTGCTTTTCGGGCTTAAAGGGGTGGCCGCGTATATGGATCATGCGGAAATCCTGGGCCAGAGCGATCCCGAAGCGTACGCCTTTTTGTACGAAGCCCTGACCGCTCCCTTGAACAAGGATCTCGGCCTGGACGAATGGGTCGGCCTGGTGCTCAAGTGCGGCGAGGTTAACCTCAGGGCCATGGAACTCCTGGATGCAGGCAACACCGGAACCTACGGACATCCGGTCCCCACTCCCGTACCCTTGGGCGTCAAGGCCGGCAAGGCCATCCTGGTTTCCGGCCACGACCTCAAAGACCTGGAAGCCATCCTGAAGCAGACCGAAGGCAAGGGGATCACCGTTTACACCCATGGCGAAATGCTGCCCTGCCACGGGTACCCGGAGCTGAAAAAGTACGGCCATTTTTACGGCCATTACGGCACAGCCTGGCAGAACCAGAAAAAGGAGTTCGCAGCCTTCCCGGGCGCCATCCTCATGACCACCAACTGCATTCAAAAGCCCAAGGAAGAATACGAGGGCGCCATTTTCACCAGCGGCGTGGTGGAATGGCCCGGCGTGCAGCACATATCCGACGGCGACTTCACCCCGGTCATCGAAAAGGCCCTGGCCCTTCCCGGATTCGCCGAAGACGCCCCCGGCAAGGAAGTTTTGGTGGGATTCGGCCGGAACGCAGTCCTGGGTGTGGCCGACAAGGTGATCGAAGCGGTCAAGGGCAAGGCCCTCAGGCATTTCTTCCTGGTGGCCGGCTGCGACGGCGCCAAGCCCGGACGCAACTACTACACCGAGTTCGTGGAAAAAGTCCCCTCGGACTGCGTGGTCCTGACCCTGGCCTGCGGCAAGTTCCGTTTTTTCGACAAGGAACTGGGCGACATCGGCGGCATCCCCAGACTCCTGGACGTGGGACAGTGCAACGACGCGTACTCGGCCATCCAGATCGCCGTGGCCCTGGCCAACGCCTTTGAATGCGGAGTCAACGACCTGCCCTTGTCCATGATCCTGTCCTGGTACGAGCAAAAGGCCGTGTCCATCCTCCTGACCTTGCTGTTCCTGGGAATCAAGGACATTCGCCTTGGGCCGACGCTGCCCGCCTTCATCACCCCCAACGTCCTGGACGTGCTGGTGAAAAACTTCAACATCATGCCTATTTCCACCCCGGACGAGGACCTGAAAGCCATCCTGGGATAATCAGGGCGGCGTAGAATAACCTCGGTTAGATAAATCAGGCCCGGGAGGCGCGCAGCCTTCCGGGCCTTACATTTTCGCAAGGCATGGCATGATGGAATGGGGGGTATAGGAAATGGAGCGGCTCCTCGATTCACTATCGGCTCAAGGCTATAGTTTGGAGGATTCCAAGAGCATCATTGACCTGCAAAATGTCGTCAGGGACAAAATCCGATCCGTTGGCGAGGCCCTCGACAAAAAGCTCCGATGGCTTGAGGCCTGCGCATACTTTGAGGATCAGAATCGCGTCAGCCAGGGATAGGACATAATCCCCGTTGGCGTCGCCGGGCAAAGCAACTCCCTTGCCCGTAAAAGTCGCTTCAAACTCGGGTTCGTCAGGGTCGTCCGAGGAAATCGTCAACACGGCGTCAAATTGGCCCAGGCCGGCGGGCGAAAAGGCGACCAGGACATTGCATGCGTCGCCCGGACTGAAAAACAGATTCGTTTCTTCGCATGGATTCCCAACCGGGGACAGGTCCAGGGAAAAGGCTCCGGGACCTGTCAATTGCACATTGCTTACTTCCAAGGAGTCCAGGGAGTCTATGGCATTCCCAAATTCCACCAGAACGGAAGAGTAGGCGCCTGGTATCAGCCCCCCGAAATCATAGCTCTTGGGCGAGACGGCAATCTGCCGGGGAATAAGCAGGGGATACTGGTCGTAAGTCTCTATAGTTTGTAGCAAATCATAAATGGCATATGGCTCATCCGCAATGTAATCCCCGTTTACGTCAGGCGCGCTGTATCCTGAGTAATAATTACCGCCCCAAAAGGGGCCTCCCACAATGTTTCTCTCCGCATCGCTGAGCGCCAAATTCCAGACGCCGACCGACCACTCATCCAGGGCGTGCGTGTCATTCTCGACAAAAGCATTGTTGGTTACCACGGCGAGGCCTGATTTGACCCAGACGCCTACTTCACAATAAGCTATTTGATTGTCCTCGCACTGATTGGCTGACAGCGGCTCGTTGGAAGGCGCCGAGGTTTGTGACAGGATGCCTATTTCACAGGATTCAATCTCATTTTCCGTCACCAAATTGGCAGATGCTA includes the following:
- a CDS encoding 4Fe-4S dicluster domain-containing protein, producing the protein MKLFARKDAPDSLPWNQEAEQALKSVPLVVRPMVRGKVEQSVREKGGDKVSLADYQAAEQRFKALMSGKTMDSLKGKMPAKNEPGVPMLAFNACHNALAGCQNPLIDTEEWTQAIKDWAEAAGISEKLRQKVQADTVKFHNKVKVSVSGCPNGCSRPQISDLAIVGYARPEFNLDACVGCGDCAESCPDKAITMKDDRPVHDPHACQGCFNCSQACPADCINLEEKGGRLLAGGKLGRHPHLARVVGEFASPRDAMPVIDKIVRDYLDHGLENERFADFWIRWNRRK
- a CDS encoding HD domain-containing protein: MGRTMCPGQDTMFWSADDVFEIPCGNCGHEIEFFRDDARRRCPKCQHMVKNPKLNLGCALWCEHAKECLGYDPKEKMGEGEGGASLVDQLVDAMKMQFGKDEKRINHALEVLSHAQDLIKSEEGDPKVVLSAAVLHDIGIQEAEKKHGSNRGRYQEIEGPPIARPIMEGLGMDKETIDHVCDIIANHHTVRGMDTPEFRILWDSDWLVNIPDVYPDFDKEHLAKLINKVFKTETGRQKALSMYAQ
- the hcp gene encoding hydroxylamine reductase, which codes for MFCYQCEQAAKGTGCDAIGVCGKQPEVADMQDLLVYALRGLAQYALEARKKGIVDKEVDVFTSRALFSTLTNVNFDKDNLAEWVRKTVALRDACKEKLGVTLDGPAAFVPGATMDEMLVQAAEVGLKSDPDVNPDILSLQHILLFGLKGVAAYMDHAEILGQSDPEAYAFLYEALTAPLNKDLGLDEWVGLVLKCGEVNLRAMELLDAGNTGTYGHPVPTPVPLGVKAGKAILVSGHDLKDLEAILKQTEGKGITVYTHGEMLPCHGYPELKKYGHFYGHYGTAWQNQKKEFAAFPGAILMTTNCIQKPKEEYEGAIFTSGVVEWPGVQHISDGDFTPVIEKALALPGFAEDAPGKEVLVGFGRNAVLGVADKVIEAVKGKALRHFFLVAGCDGAKPGRNYYTEFVEKVPSDCVVLTLACGKFRFFDKELGDIGGIPRLLDVGQCNDAYSAIQIAVALANAFECGVNDLPLSMILSWYEQKAVSILLTLLFLGIKDIRLGPTLPAFITPNVLDVLVKNFNIMPISTPDEDLKAILG